The Symphalangus syndactylus isolate Jambi chromosome 6, NHGRI_mSymSyn1-v2.1_pri, whole genome shotgun sequence genome contains the following window.
ACTATTACAGCCCTTCAGCTGCCACGTTGATGATCTTATGCTCCACCTCACACCAAATTCACACCCTGGATAATCACTCTTGGCAAGACCTAAAATTTCACCCTTTGTGAATGGTTTAAACAATTAACATTCcttaaagaaaattcaaaaacaaactgTTTATGCAAGGTACACAATTCCCGGGGGCCTTAGACCCCCTAAGAAACATCCCCACCTCTCCTTTCCCTCATAAGGGATAAAAAGGATTAGAATCCAGGAAACTTGCTGTACTGGCCTGTTACAACCTTAATACAAGGGATTGACACTAATGACAGAATTTTGGGTATGATGTAAGGTGAGAGATTGGAGACAGGGGTGTACTTTGGCCTCCATAGAGAGCCCACACTGtcccccacacacacagcacTGACTGCCCCTGGGTTTCTCTCAGCGAAGTGCATCTGGCCTATATACAAGATATATCTCTTCACTCCAGTTCAAGGTGGCAGCAGTCATCAGACAAGTTCCTGCTAATGTGCTAAGGAGAAGGCCCTTCCAGGTCACCAGGGCCTCTCAGAGACAAGTTTGCCTTGTCTGTCACTAAATTATTTGTCATGGTGAACTCTCAGGCATAAGAGAGACTGGAACAGATATGCATTGCCCTTAATAAACCAAAACCCACACCTTCAAAGGAAAATCCCACAGGTAGACTCTCCAGGTGGGGTTCAGGAGACCAGCTCGGTCCCTCTTAAGCCTTTCCTTCCCCAAAGGGATATTTTAGTTCCAAAAGTGACAAGGTAACCAGATGGTATCCTCCAGGTGGAGAACAGCCCATAATGAGGAAGCAGAGTCTCATTCCTTGAGGAGGAAGGGGGAGTGCTAGTACCTGGGGCTGGTGGAAGAGGGTAGGGTGTGGGCCCGGCTCGTTCTGGGGCAGCTGTTtacttcactgcagcctgcagcCCTCCCATTTCCCTACAGCCCACCCAGGGCTGCGCTCAGCTCCAGTGAAGGTTTGTGCAGTTAGGATCTGAGAGTTTAAACGTACTATATAGattttacctttttattcttGAAATTTGCAAATGTAcacaaaaggaaggaaactctTATAATGGATCCCTGTGTATCTATGCCTAGCTACAACAACTATCAATggcttatcttatttaatctatcaaccttttaaaaaaaatctttttgaggtcaggcgcagtggctcacgcttgtaatcccagcactttgggaggccgaggccggcggatcacctgaggtcaggagttagcgaacagcctggccaacacggcgaaaccccgtctctactaaaaatacaaaaaataaccaggcgtggtggtggacgcctgtaattccagctattcgggaggctgaggcaggagaatcgcttgaacccgggagacagaggttgcagtgagctgaaatagcaccactgcactccagcctgggcgacagagcgagactccgtcccaaaaagaataaataaataaaaataaaaataaatttttggtaagtattcttagtattttaaaacaaatcccagCCATGACATCATCTTACCCGTTAATTAAATGGCACTAATTAAATGGTGCTTGAAATATTACAAACATCTATGTTCGAACATACCACCTAGAGATCTGGGCAAGAAGGTTGGGACCCACAGGTCAAGCTTAGCATCTTAGTTTTACCATGAAGATAACTCAGGCCGTCGGAGAAAGTGGCCTGCCCAACGCAGGTGCTAGAGCGCGAACCAGAGAAGTCGATCCTCCGGGTCTCCCCGGCTGCCTGGTGAGTGGCAGACCACAGGCTAGACTTCCCAGGCCCCGGCCCTGGAAGGGGCGGGGAACGCTCCCCTCACTGCCGGCTGGAAGAATCCGGGCGGTCCCCGCACGCATTTCTGGAAGTGCAAGCCGGGAGCGCGGCGGGCCAGGGATACAGACAGGTCCCGGACGTGCCAGCTGCGGTAACTGAAGCCGGGTCCCGGGCGGGCGGGGGGTACCAGGGACAGGAGTAGCCTTGGAAAGAGGAGAGGGCCTCCTCCCACGACCGTCGGGATCGCCGCCTCTCCGCCGGCACCCCCAGGCCCCATGCCGCGAACAGGCCGGCGAGGCTGGCAGGGTGCCCGGACCCCGGGCGGAAAGCAGGAAGTCGACCCCGCGGGCGCGGCCCAGGGTGCGGCGCTGCAGGTGCAGCACGGGGTGGCGGGGCGGGCGCCCAGTGCACCGGAGGAGGTGAGCGCCAGGTCGCCTTCGCGGCCCGGGGACACAGGCCAGGGCGCGGGAGCTGATGCGGCTGGACCGGGCGGGGAAACAGTATTTTCTGGGAGTAAGAGATGCTGCCTTGAGCCTTTGGAATCTCGGATCCGGGCCGCCCAGAGGACCTCGATAGGAGCACAGGGAGGACAGACTGAGGTCCGAGAGAGGCGGCGTGGCCTCCGGCCTCGGGGAGCGCTGCCTGGGGTCTCGGGCTTGGGAGAGGGCCTGGGGGCGGTGAAAATGGGGGGAAAGGAGGGGACCACAACATTGTTATGGAAGAGTGAGCTCGGGTTGGCAGACGGACGCGGGGCTGCAACGCGAGTCTCTGGAGGTGGAGGGGTCCAGGCTGATGGAGCGCCGCCCGGGTCCCGGGTCGGGGTTCCGGGAGGTGGACCTGCGAGCCAAGCCTAACCAAGTCGGGGGACGGAGGCTCCGGGGCGGACGGAGCTGAGGGTGGGCAGGCGAGAGTGATGGAGCCCTTCCAGGAAGCAGGGCGAGGCTCAAGCACCCAGAAAAACCTGTGGCTGCAGAGGTCTCCCGCCAGCAGCGGGCAGCGGAGCGCAGGGGCGGGGCTGGGGACTGGCGAACGCCGCCTCTCTGGGGCTGTCGCTTTAAGGGCAAGGCGGGGCGTGCGGGCCCTTTAAGACCACGTGGGGGCGTGTCAGGAAGTGAGTCCCGGGCCCGCCTCGCGGGGAGTCGGCCTCGGATGTCCGGAGGCTCCTGGGCTGAGCCGGCGACAGAGCCCGGGAAGGCAGCGAGACGTGGGCGCTGGCCCAGCCTCCTCCCGCGTCCTTCAGCCCCAAGCCCCGAGCCCCTCTGACCCTTCCGCAGCCCTCCGTCCAGCCGCGCCCGGCCTCCGGCAGCTCCCTGTAcgcctccctccccctgcccacccctccctcccGCAGCCGCCCATGCCGCCCTCTCGGCACCTCTTCCCACTCTGCCACGCGTCCTTTTCCTGCACCTTCGCCCCACGTACCTACTCCTGCCCCGCTCggccattcctctcccctcccttctctctgcgAGCCCTCCCTGTTAGGCCCCAGCCTCTTCTCCCCTCACAGGTCTTCTCTGTCCTGGCCTCACTGCCTTATCCTATTCCTCCCCCTTGCCCTGTGTCTTGTCTCAGGAGCCCCCTCGGGGTGGGAGCAGGTTGTGGAGCAGCACAGCTGGGCTCACCCCACAGCAGAACTTCTCTATCCATGAGGACACTGGGGAGGCCTTTAGGCCAGCGCACATGTGACAATCGAGGGCTGCGGCTTGCTTGCGGAGAGCACAAGTGAGCTCACTGCCCTGGACTCCAGGGAATCAGAGTTCTGGCCGCGGGGTGACCCAGCTCCTCTGCTACCATGAATAGGGCCCCTCTGAAGCGATCCAGGATCCTGCACATGGCGCTGACCGGGGCCTCAGACCCCTCTGCAGAGGCAGAGGCCAATGGGGAGAAGCCCTTTCTGCTGCGGGCATTGCAGATCGCGCTGGTGGTCTCCCTCTACTGGGTCACCTCCATCTCCATGGTGTTCCTTAATAAGTACCTGCTGGACAGCCCCTCCCTGCGGCTGGACACCCCCATCTTCGTCACCTTCTACCAGTGCCTGGTGACCACGCTGCTGTGCAAAGGCCTCAGCGCTCTGGCCGCCTGCTGCCCTGGTGCTGTGGACTTCCCCAGCTTGCGCCTGGACCTCAGGGTGGCCCGCAGCGTCCTGCCCCTGTCGGTGGTCTTCATAGGCATGATCACCTTCAATAACCTCTGCCTCAAGTACGTCGGTGTGGCCTTCTACAATGTGGGCCGCTCGCTCACCACCGTCTTCAACGTGCTGCTGTCCTACCTGCTGCTCAAGCAGACCACCTCCTTCTATGCCCTGCTCACCTGCGGCATCATCATCGGTGAGTGGCAGCTGGGGCCACGGGGGATAGAGTGGTCATGGGGACTGAAACCATGAAGAACAACCCTTCTAGGCATCCTGGGACTTCATCTGTCCCAGCTCCTTTGGTGCAGCAGTCATAGGAGAAAGAGCCTGGGGGCACAGAGAGAGCAAGTAACTTACTAAAGGTCACCCAGCAAGTTAGGAGCCCAGCCAGGGCAagaacaatagtaataataatagtaacaacagcAGCAAAAGCAACTGACATTTGTTGAGTGATTAaaatgtgccaggcacatagATCTTAAGCCATATTAACTCAGCTAATCTTCATAATAAGATGGGATTATAATCCACATTTTACAGAGGgaaaaaccaaggcacagagaagttaagtaacttgtccaagatcactcAGCTAATAAGTGGCATAGCTGGAatctgaactcaagcaatctggctTCACAGTCCATATGCCCAAccactgtattttatttagtttctcAAGAGCTCAGGTGTCTTGATTTCCCATCGAGTGCTCTTAGTAGGACAATGCATCTTTTAATAAATATACCATCACTCTGCCAGCCCAGGATAGCACCTGAGACAGTAGCAAGCAATATGCTTTGAGAGGCCTCAGCTGTCTTCCTGGACTTGACcctcagaaaataataattattgatgGGGAAATTATGCTAATTATTTCACATACAGCTTCTCCTTTGTTCTCCCAGAGATCCCCTGGGTTGTGACATCACTACCAGCGGTCATCTCTAtacaaacaaggaaactgaggctcagagatgttacgTTACTTGCCTACGGCCACACAGCTAGCAAGCAGCCAGGCTGGGATGCAAACCCAGATTGGCCGGACTCCCAGGCCTGTGCTTCTATCCCCTCTGCTCGTCTTGGAGGTTAGAACtgcagtattcaatacagtagcCATTGGCCACttatttaaattagttaaaattaagcaaaatgttaaacattcaCTTCCTCATTTGCAGACGTTAACCTGATTTTCTAGCCACGTTTCAAGGGCtcaatagccatatgtggctgAGGGCTATGGTATGGGACAGCACAGGTTAGATGGGCCCATATTTTACTGGGCCCCATGCTGTGTTAGAGGGCCTTCAGCATCCCGTTCCCTCCGAGCCTTCCCAGGGCTGCGTCATCGAGGAATGAGATCTTCATTTGAACCTATGCAGGTTTTTCCTGGTGCTATAAAGTTTATCTTATTTGGCCTACATATCATATTCTTTGCTGATGGCTCAGAGTCCCAGGCTAGATGCACCGGTTGGTGGGGGAAGGGACCCATCCCATGCCACCTGTCCTAGAAAATGTTTCCCCTTGTTGAGCAAGTGCTGGATCTAGGGCTGCTGGGTCTAAGTccaagaggggagaggggagaaggtCATGGTTAGAGTAGGAGAAGCTGCAAGACCCCCCCTGCCAGAACTCTCCCAGCCTGCTTCCATTTCCCTCTCAGGGGAACAGGTGtacctcccctcctccctgtccTCCTCAGATGCCCCAGGGCTCTCTACTTCATTCCTGCTGACCCTGCCAGGAATGGCCTCAGGGGTAGAGGCTCCTAGTTGGAGAATTTGCTTGCAGGAAGGTGAAGACACTAGGGTAACTGGGCCCAAATCCCAAAGGTAATCCAAGTAACCAATGGTGAGGTTCTGAGAATGGTGCATTCACCAGCCTGCCTGACTGGGCCAGGGGCCAGGGAGTTGGGCGCTCTCTGCCGGCCCAGGACCTGGCCCCCTTTCTGCAgtgtttcctctttcttcctccttgtgGGGGAAGACGAGTCTCAGGCAACTATTCTAGGCCTCCCCTCCTAGCCCCCCATGTCACACAGTACCTTTCAAAGCTCCTtctgggccagacacagtggctcatgcctgtaatcccagcactttgggaggctgaggcaggtggatcacctaagatcaagagttcgagaccagcctggccaacatggtgaaaccctgtctctactaaaaatacaaaaaatcagctgggcgtggtggcatgtgcctgtaatcccagctactcgggaagctgaggcaggataattgcttgaacccgggaggcagaagttgcattgagccaagatcgcaccactgcattccagcctgggcaacagagcaagacacagtctcaaaaaaaaaaaaaaaaaaaaaaatgttccttcTGGGCAAGAGTCACTCTAGAACATTGATGTTGCAGTTGCTTCTGGACTCAGAAGGTAACCACCGGGAGGGCTGGGGGTGCTCTAGCCAAGCAGGTGAGTGGGTGGTACAGCCCTCTGCCCCCCTCATCCTGCCCCCAGCAGGTCTGTGGGTACCCCTTGTGCAAAGGTTCTGTCAAGAAAGAGGAGGGTCGGGCTCTGtggttgggctgggcatggtggctcatgcctgtaatcccagcacttggggaggccgaggcgggcggatcacctgaggtcaggagttcgagaccagcctgaccaacatggtgaagccccctctctactaaaaatacaaaaattagccaggcatagtggcgtgtccctgtaatcccagctactcaagaggctgaggcacgagaaccacttgaacccaggaggcggaggttgcagtgagccaagatcgcaccactgtactccagccagggtgacacagcgagactctgtctcaaaaaacaaagagaaaaagagaagagtgcTATGTGTTGAGTGCCTATGACGTAGGAGGTATCCTGTCTCCTTTAATACTCACAACCACCTCCATAacaactttcattcattcattccacaactAGTAATTGGTGGCTAAACACATGTCAAGCACCATGCCAGGCTTTGGGGATACAAATTTGGAAAAGGTAACCTCAGCTCCTACACTCCTGGAGGGCATGGTGGTGACAGTTATGCTAGCATAGTAAGGGCTGCGATGGGGCATGCATAAAAGGGGCTGTGGGAGCTCTGGGCAAGGGAGGGGACCCGCGGGCAGGGCAGTCTAAGCAGGCCCTCTGGGGGAAGTTTAGAAACTGGGTTTAGAGGAAGAAGTAGGGACAGAACATTCTAGACAGAAGGAAGAGCACGTGCACTTCTTCATGGCTGGGCCACAGCGAGACTCACCAGACACGAGGCTGCCCAGTCAGGCCGACTCCATGTGGTGCAGGTCCTAAGAGCTGTGGTGAGTGAGTGGAAtttctcctgaaggcagcagagagCCACAGAGAGGCTTCACACCAGGGCACAGCCTGGACTGATCTGGACTTCAGGATGATCATTCCGGTTGCAAGGTGGAGAGTAGATTGGCTGGAGTGGAGGACAGGGAGGTGACCCAGAGAGCTcagagtggttaagtaacttCTCCCAGGCCACTCAGCTTCTAAATTGCAGAGCCTGATTGGAGGCTAAATCCCTCTGACCCCAAAGCTTTCCCCACTGCCCCGTGTTGCCGGATGCTGTGGCAGGAAGTATAACGTGCATTGTTCAGCCCCTGCCTTCTGGGAGCATGGGATCTGGCTAAAAAGACCAGACTGTCACCTGGGCAGGGGCCCAGCAGCCCAGAACAGGCAAGGGGCTTTGAAGGAAAGCGAGGCAGTAAGAGTCCAGGTCGTGGGGCTGTCAGGAAAGGATTCCCCAGGACACGCCAACTTGGACCTTGACAGATGAGTAGAATCCCCCAGAAAGGAGGAGGGTGTTTCTGGCACAGGACATGAAcaaggacactgaggcccagggtGAGGAGCAGGGAGGCTGGGGCGACCATAGGACAGAGGAAGGGCTGGCAAGGGTGCAGGCACCCCCGCCTGCCACGCCAAGGAGTATAGTCCTGATGGCAGAAGTGGGGAGCCACGGAAGCTCTTTGAGCAGGAGGTGACACAAGATGAGAGTCTCAGAGTCACTGCCCCAAATGACACAAGAGATTCTAACTTAACGCACCCCATGATGACATCATGAGCTCCCATTCCATTGCAAGAAGCAGCCAAGGCTTAGACACTGGGAGTCATTTACTCAGGGTCACCTTAAATCACATTAACCACTAAGTGGCACTCATTCTTCAGAACTCAGTTCAAATGTTATTTTCAGATGCCCCAGGCCAGCACAGTCGCCCACTTACAGGCTCTCACGGCACCTTGTACTACTTTATGGACCTCATTACAATTCTTACAATTGTAATTAAAGGAGTAACTGGGAAGATTTGTTTTAATGTCTTTCTCCTCTGCTAGCAGATAAGCTGCCAGAGGAAGTGTTCTTGCCCTGGGCCGCTCCCGTAGGTCACGTAGAGTGCTTTGCCTGCGGTGGAGACTGGCTGTGCTTATTggagggaggcctggggaggAATGGGGAGGGCCGTAATACTCAGCCTGTGAAATTTGGTGTCTGATCCTCTGTCCTTCTTCCTCCTCGTCCTCATCCCTCTTCCCCGCCCTTCCCCCactcctcctctccccactgcAGGGGGCTTCTGGCTTGGTGTGGACCAGGAGGGGGCAGAAGGCACCCTGTCGTGGCTGGGCACTGTCTTCGGCGTGCTGGCCAGCCTCTGTGTCTCGCTCAACGCCATCTACACCAAGAAGGTGCTCCCGGCGGTGGACGGCAGCATCTGGCGCCTGACCTTCTACAACAACGTCAATGCCTGCGTCCTCTTCCTGCCCCTGCTCCTGCTACTTGGGGAGCTGCAGGCCCTGCATGACTTTGCCCAGCTGGGCAGTGCCCACTTCTGGGGGATGATGACGCTGGGCGGCCTGTTTGGCTTCGCCATCGGCTACGTGACAGGACTGCAGATCAAGTTCACCA
Protein-coding sequences here:
- the SLC35C1 gene encoding GDP-fucose transporter 1 isoform X1: MNRAPLKRSRILHMALTGASDPSAEAEANGEKPFLLRALQIALVVSLYWVTSISMVFLNKYLLDSPSLRLDTPIFVTFYQCLVTTLLCKGLSALAACCPGAVDFPSLRLDLRVARSVLPLSVVFIGMITFNNLCLKYVGVAFYNVGRSLTTVFNVLLSYLLLKQTTSFYALLTCGIIIGGFWLGVDQEGAEGTLSWLGTVFGVLASLCVSLNAIYTKKVLPAVDGSIWRLTFYNNVNACVLFLPLLLLLGELQALHDFAQLGSAHFWGMMTLGGLFGFAIGYVTGLQIKFTSPLTHNVSGTAKACAQTVLAVLYYEETKSFLWWTSNMMVLGGSSAYTWVRGWEMKKTQEEPSPKEGEKSAMGV
- the SLC35C1 gene encoding GDP-fucose transporter 1 isoform X2 — protein: MALTGASDPSAEAEANGEKPFLLRALQIALVVSLYWVTSISMVFLNKYLLDSPSLRLDTPIFVTFYQCLVTTLLCKGLSALAACCPGAVDFPSLRLDLRVARSVLPLSVVFIGMITFNNLCLKYVGVAFYNVGRSLTTVFNVLLSYLLLKQTTSFYALLTCGIIIGGFWLGVDQEGAEGTLSWLGTVFGVLASLCVSLNAIYTKKVLPAVDGSIWRLTFYNNVNACVLFLPLLLLLGELQALHDFAQLGSAHFWGMMTLGGLFGFAIGYVTGLQIKFTSPLTHNVSGTAKACAQTVLAVLYYEETKSFLWWTSNMMVLGGSSAYTWVRGWEMKKTQEEPSPKEGEKSAMGV